Proteins from one Erythrolamprus reginae isolate rEryReg1 chromosome 6, rEryReg1.hap1, whole genome shotgun sequence genomic window:
- the MEST gene encoding mesoderm-specific transcript homolog protein isoform X2 encodes MKEWWIQVGLLMLPLLAVYLHIPPPKLSPALHSWRSSGRFFTYKTQNIFFRDSPGAVGSSDIVVLLHGFPTSSYDWYKIWEGLTQRFHRVIALDFVGFGFSDKPRPHAYSIFEQASIVESLLHHLGLLNQRINLLSHDYGDTVAQELLYRYEQNRTGCVLINSLCLSNGGIFPEVHSPRFIQKILKDGGVLAPIITRLTNYFIFTKSLAEVFGPHTQPSEAEFWDMWTALRTNDGNLVLDSLLHYITQRKQHRDRWVGALQSASIPLHLIYGPLDPVNPHQEFLPLYKQVLPMSTVTVLDDHISHYPQLEEPQGFLNAYLNFINSF; translated from the exons ATGAAAGAGTGGTGGATACAAGTCGGACTCCTGATGCTGCCCTTGCTCGCTGTTTACCTCCACATCCCGCCTCCCAAGCTGTCTCCGGCTCTGCATTCCTGGCGCTCTTCGGGGAGGTTCTTCACCTACAAAACCCAGAACATCTTTTTCAGAG ATTCACCCGGCGCTGTCGGGAGTTCGGACATTGTGGTCCTCTTGCACGGATTTCCGACCTCGAGTTATGACTGGTATAAG ATTTGGGAAGGGCTCACGCAACGATTTCATCGTGTGATCGCACTGGATTTCGTGGGGTTTGGCTTCAGCGACAAACCC CGCCCGCACGCATACTCCATCTTCGAACAAGCCAGCATTGTGGAAAGCCTCTTGCACCACCTGGGCCTCCTGAACCAACGGATCAACCTCCTCTCACACGACTACGGAGACACCGTCGCCCAAGAACTGCTCTACAG GTATGAACAGAATAGAACGGGATGCGTCCTCATCAACAGCCTGTGTCTGTCAAACGGAG GCATCTTTCCAGAAGTTCATTCTCCCCGATTCATCCAGAAG ATTCTCAAAGACGGCGGAGTGCTAGCGCCCATCATTACTCGGCTAACGAACTATTTCATCTTCACCAAAAG CCTGGCTGAGGTCTTCGGCCCGCACACCCAGCCTTCCGAGGCCGAATTTTGGGACATGTGGACAGCCCTGCGGACAAACGACGGGAACCTCGTGCTGGACAG CCTTTTACACTACATCACCCAGCGGAAGCAACACAGGGACCGCTGGGTCGGAGCCTTGCAATCCGCCTCCATTCCCT tGCATCTAATTTATGGACCCCTGGATCCGGTCAACCCTCACCAGGAATTTCTTCCGCTTTACAA aCAGGTGCTTCCCATGTCGACAGTGACGGTGCTGGACGATCACATCAGCCATTATCCACAGCTGGAGGAGCCTCAGGGTTTTCTGAACGCCTACTTAAACTTCATCAACTCCTTCTGA
- the MEST gene encoding mesoderm-specific transcript homolog protein isoform X1 — translation MRLSSFWPHALAFWTASGLALRMKEWWIQVGLLMLPLLAVYLHIPPPKLSPALHSWRSSGRFFTYKTQNIFFRDSPGAVGSSDIVVLLHGFPTSSYDWYKIWEGLTQRFHRVIALDFVGFGFSDKPRPHAYSIFEQASIVESLLHHLGLLNQRINLLSHDYGDTVAQELLYRYEQNRTGCVLINSLCLSNGGIFPEVHSPRFIQKILKDGGVLAPIITRLTNYFIFTKSLAEVFGPHTQPSEAEFWDMWTALRTNDGNLVLDSLLHYITQRKQHRDRWVGALQSASIPLHLIYGPLDPVNPHQEFLPLYKQVLPMSTVTVLDDHISHYPQLEEPQGFLNAYLNFINSF, via the exons ATGCGCCTTTCTTCTTTTTGGCCCCACGCGCTTGCCTTCTGGACTGCTTCCGGACTGGCGCTCAG AATGAAAGAGTGGTGGATACAAGTCGGACTCCTGATGCTGCCCTTGCTCGCTGTTTACCTCCACATCCCGCCTCCCAAGCTGTCTCCGGCTCTGCATTCCTGGCGCTCTTCGGGGAGGTTCTTCACCTACAAAACCCAGAACATCTTTTTCAGAG ATTCACCCGGCGCTGTCGGGAGTTCGGACATTGTGGTCCTCTTGCACGGATTTCCGACCTCGAGTTATGACTGGTATAAG ATTTGGGAAGGGCTCACGCAACGATTTCATCGTGTGATCGCACTGGATTTCGTGGGGTTTGGCTTCAGCGACAAACCC CGCCCGCACGCATACTCCATCTTCGAACAAGCCAGCATTGTGGAAAGCCTCTTGCACCACCTGGGCCTCCTGAACCAACGGATCAACCTCCTCTCACACGACTACGGAGACACCGTCGCCCAAGAACTGCTCTACAG GTATGAACAGAATAGAACGGGATGCGTCCTCATCAACAGCCTGTGTCTGTCAAACGGAG GCATCTTTCCAGAAGTTCATTCTCCCCGATTCATCCAGAAG ATTCTCAAAGACGGCGGAGTGCTAGCGCCCATCATTACTCGGCTAACGAACTATTTCATCTTCACCAAAAG CCTGGCTGAGGTCTTCGGCCCGCACACCCAGCCTTCCGAGGCCGAATTTTGGGACATGTGGACAGCCCTGCGGACAAACGACGGGAACCTCGTGCTGGACAG CCTTTTACACTACATCACCCAGCGGAAGCAACACAGGGACCGCTGGGTCGGAGCCTTGCAATCCGCCTCCATTCCCT tGCATCTAATTTATGGACCCCTGGATCCGGTCAACCCTCACCAGGAATTTCTTCCGCTTTACAA aCAGGTGCTTCCCATGTCGACAGTGACGGTGCTGGACGATCACATCAGCCATTATCCACAGCTGGAGGAGCCTCAGGGTTTTCTGAACGCCTACTTAAACTTCATCAACTCCTTCTGA